The following are encoded in a window of Candidatus Deferrimicrobiaceae bacterium genomic DNA:
- the kdpC gene encoding K(+)-transporting ATPase subunit C: MKDLVAELRASIAATLLLAVLCCGIYPAVVWAVGQGLFSRKANGSLVQVDGKVAGSSLLAQGFTAPKYFHPRPSAAGQGYDAASSSGTNLGPTSKKLIESVKERVDAYRAENGLPPDARVPADAVTSSASGLDPHISVRNALLQSARVAKARGIGEKDVLAKVGAHTEGRTLGLLGEPRVNVLTLNLSLDGKM, encoded by the coding sequence ATGAAGGACCTTGTCGCGGAACTCCGCGCCTCGATCGCCGCCACGCTGCTGCTGGCGGTCCTGTGCTGCGGCATCTACCCGGCGGTCGTCTGGGCCGTCGGCCAGGGACTGTTTTCCCGCAAGGCCAACGGCTCCCTGGTCCAGGTGGACGGGAAGGTCGCCGGATCCTCCCTCCTGGCCCAGGGGTTCACCGCTCCGAAGTATTTCCACCCCCGCCCCTCGGCGGCGGGGCAGGGGTACGACGCCGCCAGCTCCTCGGGCACGAATCTGGGGCCGACGTCGAAAAAACTGATCGAGAGCGTCAAGGAGCGCGTCGACGCCTACCGGGCGGAAAACGGCCTGCCCCCGGATGCGCGGGTGCCGGCCGACGCCGTGACGTCCTCGGCGAGCGGGCTGGACCCCCACATCAGCGTCCGGAATGCCTTGCTGCAGTCGGCTCGCGTCGCGAAGGCGCGCGGCATCGGCGAAAAAGACGTCCTGGCGAAGGTCGGAGCGCACACGGAAGGGAGAACCCTGGGGTTGCTGGGGGAACCCAGGGTAAACGTCCTGACACTGAACCTTTCGCTGGACGGTAAAATGTAA